Proteins encoded within one genomic window of Brassica rapa cultivar Chiifu-401-42 chromosome A09, CAAS_Brap_v3.01, whole genome shotgun sequence:
- the LOC103838405 gene encoding LOW QUALITY PROTEIN: probable leucine-rich repeat receptor-like protein kinase At5g49770 (The sequence of the model RefSeq protein was modified relative to this genomic sequence to represent the inferred CDS: inserted 1 base in 1 codon), which yields MVLKMSSRIQVCMLLILTFCQICSVSALTNGLDASALQALKSEWTRFPENWKGSDPCGTNWVGITCNNNNHVISISLGNLNLEGKLSADISSLAELQILDLTSNSKLSGSLPSNIGNLRKLTTLNLMECGFSGEIPESIGSLEQLITLSLNSNKFSGTIPASIGRLSKLNWFDIADNQIEGTIPVSNGTSSPGLDMLLETKHFHFGNNKLSGDIPEKLFSSNMTLIHVLFDXNQFTGKIPNSLGLVKTLTVLRLDRNKLTGDIPSSLNNLTDLNELYLADNRLTGSLPNLTSLASLYTLDVSNNQLTFSLIPSWISTLGSLSTLRMEGIQLEGPIPILLFAPTLLQTVVLKRNQLNATLDFGTNYSKQLELVDLQNNEITIYKPAANKGIQVILADNPVCQEAGNQQSDFCRTIQHNTDFSVPQINCSPCGQGREPSPACRCVYPITGKLIFRSPSFSGFSNNTNFIMLHQGIADFFRDPSYQVDSVAIRNFRETATGHQLLVDLLLFPLNKESFNQTEMNSAISAFSTHTYDPPAIFGPYIFRADQYRPFSGGSISTNTGIIIGAVVGAVVLVMLLTIAGIYGLRQKKRAEKATGQNNPFAKWNKSTSSVDAPQLMGAKAFTFEELRKCTDNFSPANDVGGGGYGKVYKGILPSGKLLAIKRAQQGSSQGELEFKTEIELLSRVHHKNVVKLLGFCFDRNEQMLVYEYIPNGSLTDSLSGKNGIRLDWTRRLKIALGSSRGLAYLHELADPPIIHRDIKSNNILLDESLNAKVADFGLSKLVGDPEKNHVTTQVKGTMGYLDPEYYMTNQLTEKTDVYGFGVVMLELLTGKSPIVGGKYVVKEVKAKMDKSRNLYDLQELVDTTIIPNSGNLNGFEKYVDLALRCVDEEGVKRPSMGEVVKEIENIMQLAGLNPNIDSATNSRTYEEASKGSGDPYGNEIQ from the exons ATGGTTCTGAAGATGAGTTCAAGAATTCAAGTCTGCATGCTCCTGATTTTGACTTTTTGCCAAATTTGTTCTGTTTCAGCGCTAACAAATGGTTTAGACG CTTCTGCTTTACAAGCCTTGAAGAGTGAATGGACCAGGTTTCCTGAGAATTGGAAAGGCTCTGATCCTTGTGGAACCAATTGGGTTGGAATTACATGTAACAATAACAACCACGTTATTTCAAT ATCATTAGGCAACCTTAACTTGGAAGGAAAGCTTTCTGCCGATATTTCTTCGTTGGCTGAACTGCAGATCTT GGATTTGACATCTAATTCTAAATTGTCTGGATCGCTTCCATCAAATATTGGTAACCTCAGGAAGTTGACTACCTT GAACCTTATGGAATGCGGTTTCAGTGGTGAAATCCCCGAGTCCATAGGATCTCTAGAACAACTTATAACTCT ATCCCTGAACTCAAATAAATTTAGTGGAACAATTCCAGCTTCCATTGGACGATTATCTAAACTAAATTGGTTTGATATAGCTGACAATCAGATCGAAGGAACTATTCCAGTTTCTAATGGGACTTCTTCACCAGGACTGGACATGCTTCTTGAAACTAAGCATTT TCACTTTGGAAATAACAAGCTTTCTGGGGATATCCCAGAAAAGCTCTTCTCCTCAAACATGACTTTAATACATGT GCTATTCG GAAACCAGTTCACAGGAAAAATCCCGAACAGCCTCGGCCTCGTTAAAACGTTGACAGTGTT ACGCCTTGATAGGAATAAACTAACAGGAGATATTCCTTCAAGTCTAAATAATCTCACAGATCTGAATGAACT GTACTTGGCTGACAACAGACTTACAGGTAGCCTTCCAAATTTAACAAGCTTGGCCAGTCTCTACACATT AGATGTGAGCAATAACCAATTAACATTCTCACTCATTCCATCATGGATCTCTACATTAGGCTCCCTGTCAACATT AAGGATGGAAGGGATCCAACTCGAAGGTCCAATACCAATCTTGCTCTTTGCCCCTACTCTATTGCAGACTGT TGTATTAAAGCGCAATCAGTTAAATGCAACATTGGATTTTGGTACCAACTATAGCAAACAATTAGAGCTTGTGGATTTACAAAACAATGAAATAACTATTTATAAACCAGCAGCTAATAAAGGCATCCAAGTAAT ATTGGCAGATAATCCAGTGTGCCAAGAAGCAGGGAACCAACAGAGTGACTTCTGCAGAACAATCCAACATAatactgatttttctgttccaCAAATAAACTGTTCACCATGTGGTCAAGGCAGGGAACCGAGTCCAGCGTGCCGCTGTGTGTATCCAATCACAGGAAAACTCATCTTCAGGTCTCCTTCCTTCTCAGGTTTTTCCAATAACACCAACTTCATAATGCTCCATCAGGGGATAGCAGATTTCTTTAGGGACCCCAGTTATCAAGTGGACTCCGTCGCCATCAGAAACTTTAGAGAAACTGCAACTGGTCATCAGCTTCTAGTAGACCTCTTGTTATTTCCATTGAACAAGGAGAGTTTTAATCAGACAGAAATGAATAGTGCTATTTCTGCGTTTAGCACTCATACATATGACCCTCCTGCAATATTTGGGCCTTACATTTTCAGAGCTGATCAGTACCGTCCGTTTTCTG GAGGTTCCATTTCAACAAACACTGGCATTATCATCGGAGCAGTAGTTGGTGCCGTGGTTCTTGTAATGTTGTTAACTATAGCTGGGATTTACGGTCTTAGGCAGAAGAAGAGAGCAGAGAAAGCCACTGGTCAAAATAATCCTTTTG CCAAATGGAATAAGAGTACAAGCAGTGTTGATGCTCCGCAGCTAATGGGAGCAAAAGCATTTACTTTTGAAGAGTTGAGGAAATGCACGGACAATTTCTCACCGGCAAATGATGTTGGAGGTGGAGGTTATGGCAAG GTGTACAAAGGGATTCTTCCCTCTGGAAAACTCCTAGCAATCAAAAGAGCGCAACAAGGATCTTCACAAGGGGAGTTAGAATTTAAAACTGAGATTGAGCTTCTTTCAAGGGTCCATCATAAGAATGTTGTCAAGCTCTTAGGCTTTTGTTTTGATCGAAATGAACAAATGCTTGTATACGAGTACATTCCAAATGGCTCTCTTACAGACAGTCTATCAG GCAAGAATGGTATTAGACTTGACTGGACAAGAAGGCTCAAAATAGCACTTGGGTCTAGCAGGGGTTTGGCTTATCTTCATGAGCTTGCTGATCCACCAATTATACACAGAGAcatcaaatcaaataatatacTACTTGATGAAAGTCTAAATGCAAAGGTTGCCGACTTTGGCCTCTCAAAACTTGTGGGAGACCCTGAGAAAAATCATGTGACAACACAAGTGAAAGGAACTATG GGCTATCTGGATCCTGAGTACTACATGACGAATCAATTGACTGAGAAGACCGATGTGTATGGGTTTGGTGTGGTGATGCTTGAGCTATTAACTGGTAAAAGTCCGATCGTGGGCGGCAAATACGTGGTGAAAGAGGTGAAGGCAAAGATGGATAAATCAAGGAACTTGTATGACCTGCAAGAATTGGTGGACACGACTATCATTCCAAACAGTGGAAATCTAAACGGGTTTGAGAAGTATGTGGATCTTGCTTTGAGATGTGTGGATGAAGAAGGAGTGAAGAGACCATCCATGGGTGAGGTTGTCAAAGAGATTGAGAACATTATGCAGCTTGCGGGATTAAACCCGAATATTGATTCAGCGACTAATTCGAGAACGTACGAGGAAGCAAGCAAAGGATCTGGTGATCCTTATGGCAATGAAATCCAATGA